ATAGTGGCTCCAATCATGATCCAACATCACAGACTCAAGTACAAGAAAACTCGGAGGACACGAACCCAAGCAATAGTGGGCTGGTTGAGGATCCAAAAGAAGTGGATATCAATGAACTCGGCCCCTTCAAAAAAGGACTCTCACTAGATGAAATGAAATATGATGAGAAATATCAAGATATCGTTACCATATTCAAAGAGAATTTAACTGCATGGGCAGCGAAAGATATAACTGCATTTAAAAATAGTTTTGTTTCGGAGGATGTAGCGAATAGTCAACTGTTTTTACTTGAAAACGATGAAGACTTTGAATTTGTCGGTACACCTTATATAATCGACCAGTTCTCCGAAAACGGAAGAATTAACATTGTGTTCTATTACAGAACAAGCGGAGATGAAAAAGAACTTAAGATGCACACCACAACATTTGCAAAAAATATAGATGATTCATGGAGAGTTGCGCTAATTGATTAGGGATTAGATGAAGTCTTATTGACTTAATGGGTTGAAGTGTTATTAATGGGGAAAGTTAAAAGACTGTGAATATATCATATGAATTTCTAAATGATCACTATAATCACGGTGTTAACGGGTAGATCAAAGGCCACTTGCAAAATGCAGGTGGCCTTTCGTCTTCTATATGAGTTAATGTGTAGCATTTCTCGTTTTCGTCCGTCGTGATGTTATAAGCCAAATATGGATCGGAATTGATACTAATGAGTAAACGATAAATGCTAAGTATCAGATGCAGAAAGCACCAGGACAAAATTCGTACATATCAAACCTAAAAAAGTGAAGAAAACAGGTGTTTAATCCCCCGGTTCACCGGCCCTAAATCCCAAGCGATCCCGGAAAGACCACCCGGGTTCCATTGGGATTCTTAACGGGTCTAGCAGGTAAGCAAAAGACTCTGGGGTAATGCTCATACATCATGGGGAATGCTCCGCTCCGTTTCACTCCACTCCACAAACCCATCATGTACTACGAAGCAAAGGGAACGATGAATCCATTACGCTACGCTCCATGCCTTCATCGTTCCAAACCAGCCACTTTTGAAAGTGGATGTTTAGTAAGCGCTGAGATGATTCAACCACTTGAGATTCGGACTTTTTCCTTGCCTTCAGGTACCTTTCCAAGCATGAAGCTTTGGGATCACGGTGATTTTATGATGATTTTTGTGTGGAGCTCCCCGTTAACTTAGGGTTTTGTATGATTTAAGGATAGAAGAATAGAAGAATAGAAGAATAGAGCAAGGCTGGCCCTTAGATTAGGCCAGCCTATTAATGATCATTAAGTCTTCCCAGTTAAGATTACCATCTTCCTTATCCACTTGTTGCAATACGTAACATTACGAAGTATAATGTTTCAGTGAAATTTTCTAAATCATTACTTTATTGATCTTGGTTTTGTTCTTCGCCCGAAGGAGTTTTTGGTGTACTGCTCTGATAAACTGTTCGGACTAATAAATTCATGGTCTTATCCAGTTGCCCTAGTCGTTTTTCCAACGTATCCATCTGTTTATTAAATTTGACCAGTATCGTCTGGAGTAAGATGAGGGATAATGCGATGGGAAACCCAACATTTCCAATGAGTTGTACAAAGGCTTCGAATTCCATAAAAGTACCTCCTTTCTATATTTGATACTTTATATTCTAATATATTACGTATCGTTACGCTATATATTTGAGGACATAACATAAAAAATATGTTATAATAACATGAAAGATGTGTTATATAATAAGGAGGATGCACGAATGAGTAGTAAAGAAAAGCCCCCTAGGCTAACGGTTTATCTTCCTGATCTTGCGAAGAGTGAATTGGAACAGATGGCCAATCAGACCGGCCTATCCCAATCGCAATTAGTCGTTATGGCTACGCTAGGTCTGTTAGCAAATTATAAGGCTAGGGGTAATGGTATATTTACAGAATTATTGAAAATGGAGTCCAAGAAAGAAGAAGGTATATTGTAGTACGTAACGTTTCACTATATAATAACAACAGCGATAAGGAGGGTTTGTATGAAATACATGATTAACCTTTTTGGTTATAATGTGGATTGTGAAATCAGGGTCAACAATGATGCCTTAAGTATTGAAATTCCGGAAGAAAATCAACTTGCCCTTAAACAATACTTGATTCGAGTACTTCCAAAGTATGGGAGAGAGGCTTCAGTGGATTCACCGTTACAGTTGTTAGTGGATCTTGCAATAGAAGCTGAACGAACATTAGATGGTCGTATGGTTGAGCCTAAACTTAAGTTACCATATGAATTCCAACCGGAGATCAAAGAAAAGCTGATTGAAGCGGCTGCTTTACAGGACATGTCCGCGACGCAACTGTTAATACGCATAATCGAGAAAAAGTATCAAGAAGTCATGGGTCAATAGGAGGAGAAGGCATTGGCTTACGGTAATAAAGTAAAGTTTCATTATGATGTTCCGGCTTATATAAAAAAGCAATTGGCTGAAGCTGCCAAGAAGCTTAACATGACAGCCACAGACCTGCTCTCAAAAACGATTGAAGAAGAATATGAACGTGTAATGCAAGAACAAAAAGGGTCCACTAAACAAGATTAAGCTCATTCAGATAGCTTTCTATGAAAGCTATCTGTTCTTTTGTAACGGTCTGATAAGAATATTCTTTTCCAATATGATCAAATGAAAAAATGTGGCACATTGTATACGATTCCAATTGATTTTGTTCTACTAAACAAATTAGCATATTAGGATAGTTCTCACTGATCCTGCTGAAAAAATTAGAGGTGGGACTTGATCCTATTATATCCATGATATGTAGGTACAGTTCTGTTGATAGTCGTGGCGGTTTCAACAAATCAGATTGATTGGTAGAGAATTTGCCTTTGAAAGTTACCATATGTCACGCCCCCTTTTGTTTAATCTGTACTAGGCTTGTTAATTATACCGAACATACATTCCCGTGTTAAGGATATAATTTCCTCCATTGTATATTCTTTACGACTCTAATTGCTAAATTGTTTCAGATTATTCGGTTACATTTTTGCAATTATATTACTTTTTTGTATGTAAAACGATTATATCATATTGCGTATCGTTACGAAATACCGTATAAGGATATAATTTCCATAAAGATAACTACGTTAATAAGTGCGCTATATTTTTTTCGTTTATTCTAAGTAAGTGTGAATGCCTGGAGGGAAAAGAGGACGAGATATTTTTTTATTGGTGTATAGGGATGTTTGGAAATGGGTAATTGAATATAAATAGTTTTTTACTTTTTTGGCAACAAATTGAACATAGATTGCGTTTATATTAATGCAGATCATTTGAGGAGGTATTGTTAGTGAACAAAAAAAAGTTATTCTCGGTCTCAGCAGTAGTCCTAAGTATTTCGTTGGTAATGGGCGGGGTTTACGCTTTCGGGTCTGGGAAAATTAAAATCGTTGTGAATGGGGAGAGTATCGCGACTGATGTTGCTCCTAAGAATGTAAATGGCCGAGTGATGGTACCAATCAGTACCATTTCTAAGGCACTTGGGGCCAACGTTTCATGGGATCCCAAGTCACAGACAGTATCCATCAAACAAGGAACTTCTAATGCTCCAGTAACAAACGATGTTTGGAACCAGTCCCTTAATGATACGTATGGCGAGGAGTGGGCTGCGGTCAAGAGAGTGATTGATCAGTTTATTCTAGGGTACGATGGCCAGGATGAAGAGTTGGTTAAGAGCCTTGTCGTTGAAGGATTCGATAAGACATTCATTGCCCCAGGAGTTTATGTTCCTGTAGGCGGAAATTATCCTTCATTATTAGATCATGACATCATCGATGCGAAAAAGACGGGCACAGTAGACGGTAGAGGCGAGTATAAAGTACGCGTTAAATTTGTATCTTATGTTGGTCTCTCGTCACCTGTTGAAAACACATGGGATATTGATGTAACCCCGAAACCATCGAAAGTGGATGAATATCTAATTAAGAAAATTGATAGATCAGCAAAGAGTCTTGCATCGTACACGGTTTTCCCTGGTCTGACATTCAAAGATGAAGGCTAAAAAGTGAAGAAGGTTTCCAAGAAGCGTATACGCTTCTTGGAAACCTTCTTTGTTACGAGATACATACAATGGCAGCAGGAGTGCTTAGGGATCCGGCAGTGGATGTATAGATTTCATGGTTCACACTCGTTCCCTTCGGCACCTTTACAGTTGCCACCAGAACTCCTTCTGTGCTCGACGCAAGTTTCGGTACTTTATATGTCGTGCCATTATTCCACCTTACAGCTCCACCGTAACTTCCCCCTCGACCTGTAAGATAAATCTTAACTGTTCGATCCGTGGTGGTTGGGTTTCTAAGTGTAATAGGAGTCTTATAGACAACTCCATAGTGCCCCTTGTTCGTTGCTATTGCATTGGCTTCGTCATAACTGTCCTTTTTAACCATGATATTATCATTTACATTGTTGTTGATCGCATACGCTTTATTACCACTTCCTAGATCGTAAATAATGTTTTGGGAGAAAGTAGAATTAGCAAATCCAGTAATATTAGAGAACGGCCAGGATCCTCGAGGGTGATCACTATTTGCATCTGCAACCTTATTATTAATGGTCCTCAAATTTGTGCTTGTATTGGTCGAAGCAACGGTACGCACTTTGTAAGACATTGCTGCGGAAGAGGAGATTTGAAACTCGAGTGTGCCGCCAACAATCTGACCATTTGGAACGGTCCATTCTTGGATTAATCCGACTTTACCAGCGGCAACCGATGTGTCAATGATGGTGTCACTCGTCAAAGAAGAACCGACAAGTGAGGCTGCTGTACACTGCCCTTGTCCAATATAGTTGGTTGTTAATGCAACACAGTGTTGAAGATTAGAAACGGTAATTGGACTCGCGCCAGCATTTCCAATCGTTACACCGAATTTCATGGGTGCTCCGGTTTTATTCACATGCCAAACGTATACGCGGTAGTAAACTGTTGTTTGACCAGAGACGGAATCGTGCCAAAGTACAGCAGTTCCGTTTGTAAAGTTGTTTGTATATACAGATTCCGGATTGTCAGACATTAAGAACCGACGTGTGTTGTTTCTTTGGCCGTATAGATTTAACGTAGGTGCTACATTCGGGATAGTTACGGCGTCCAATTCATTTGTTGTACAAGTTGGTATTTTTGGCATAATTAAATTCCTCCAATAATATGTTATAATTCGTTTCGTTACGCATTATATAAGGAAGGAGATTTTCTGGGATAAGTATAACTCAAGCGTATCCCTCACTGAATTATACAAGAAAATCTCTAACCTAAATCGATTATATTATATAGCGTATCGTTACGCAATATATTTTTTCGTTGTTAGATGAATTTATATCGCAAAAAAGGGGGGGATTACCTCTTTGTATAGTAAAAGAGCTTGGAGAGAAACAATAATTTCTTCTAAGACACACTTAGTAGCCAATAAGTATTTTTCACACAAAAAATAAGCTGCCGATAGTTGATAAACTGGCAGCAAATTTATTCTAGACAATCAAACTCGAAATAAGAGCTCTCTCCATCTTTTAGGGCGCGGAGAGAGCTCTTCATATTTTATTGTGCTAGGGAAACTAATTTTTTGTTAGGACAGGTCAATTAAACCTGATGGTTCGAAAGAACTGAGAATTTTCAATGTAGTTTTACGATACTATCACTGCTTATTTAATAAATCCTCAATCAAACTGAAATTATATTGTTGGTCAAGCTTATACCAACTTTGGTATTTCTTGTTTTTGTGAATGGTACTATGAATACGCATATTATTCTTATTTGTCAAAAGTATAGTGAAATTGTTGCCGAGGTCAGCATCAACCCTGATTTCGTATGTTGTATCTGGTTTTTGGGAATTCCTTGTACTTTTTAAATTCAGATCAGAAAAACTATTTATTATATCTTCTATCGTTGATTCATCGGTTATTCGTATTTCTTTTTCATCGGGCTCACTATAGTTTTTAACTATAATAATATAATTGATCTCTTGAGTGTCCTTTATATGATCGAGAACAAGTTCTTTAAATGAAGATTTGGATTGGACTATGGATACAGTGATTCCAGCAACAACTATCAACAGGATGAAAATTAGAGCGATGTACCAAAACTTTTTTTTCTTCATAATGATAGGAAACTTTCATAGTTTTTGTCGTTCTTTACCATTTTCATTTTCGTCATTTTTTACCTCCATTTAAATGCCTATTACTGTAAATTTAAATTGATTTTAACACATATATAAGAAACTAAGAACCAAAATATTCATTTTTATTAAATTATGACAAACATTATAAAATTATTTATCCCTACATATAAGTAATGTGGTTGTTCTGGACGTGACATGATTATTCAGGTAAGGTGAGCATCCGGAATATCTTGATTGTTATTTTATCTAAAAAAATTTAAAAACCTGGCCCCGATGTACTGGGGGCCAGGTTTACAATTGTTATATTTACATTTTTTAGGACTGACTAATCCAAACACCATTTCTGCGAGCCCGCAGACATTTTCCAACACGTTGAGGGTAGCGAACTATTTGGCGGCCATAAGAAGTGGTAACAGTATACTCAAGCCATGCAATTTCGTAATCAACAGCATCGTACGTTGGGTGATCTCTCATCCAGTATTCAATATCACCCAAACCAACGTACCCTTCCTCAGCAGTTACCTTAACGTATTCATTAGTCCAACCCCCTGCGATAATTCCTAAAACCCCTGCT
Above is a window of Paenibacillus sp. FSL K6-1330 DNA encoding:
- a CDS encoding YvrJ family protein — translated: MEFEAFVQLIGNVGFPIALSLILLQTILVKFNKQMDTLEKRLGQLDKTMNLLVRTVYQSSTPKTPSGEEQNQDQ
- a CDS encoding CopG family transcriptional regulator, with amino-acid sequence MSSKEKPPRLTVYLPDLAKSELEQMANQTGLSQSQLVVMATLGLLANYKARGNGIFTELLKMESKKEEGIL
- a CDS encoding copper amine oxidase N-terminal domain-containing protein encodes the protein MNKKKLFSVSAVVLSISLVMGGVYAFGSGKIKIVVNGESIATDVAPKNVNGRVMVPISTISKALGANVSWDPKSQTVSIKQGTSNAPVTNDVWNQSLNDTYGEEWAAVKRVIDQFILGYDGQDEELVKSLVVEGFDKTFIAPGVYVPVGGNYPSLLDHDIIDAKKTGTVDGRGEYKVRVKFVSYVGLSSPVENTWDIDVTPKPSKVDEYLIKKIDRSAKSLASYTVFPGLTFKDEG